CGCAGGCGGCAGCACGAACCACACGGTTTGCGACGGGGCGAACCTGGACGCGTCGACGCCGGCGCTTCAGACAAGCGGCAACGCCACGCTCCTGTGCCTCGCCTCGGCCTCGGGCAAGTTCAACATGACAAACCTGGCGCTTCGGCTCGAGTTTTTGAACGCAAGCGTTCCCGTGGCAACGGCCTGGATCGTGGACGCGGGCTCCTTCCACTACCAGCTTTCCTCGACCCAGGCCCGCGACATCTGGTTCTCCGCCGGCAACGTCTACCGGCGCGAAGGCGATGCGCGCTACCTCGATGGCGGCCTCTCGATCCCGCCGTCGGCTCCCGCGGGCGAAGGGCGAGCGCACGCCATCCAGCTCGTCCGGCTGGAAGGCGCCTCCTCCCTGTCGGGCCTGGGAACCTACACGCTCACGAACGTCGGCCGAACGGCGCTTGCCGACTTTGCCAACGTGAGCTCGGTCTCGCTTGCCGTAAGCGGTCCCGGGCGCGTCCCGGTGATGGCGGGCCTCGTGGACGCGACGAGCGGGTACGACTTCGGGTACGAGGGACGGGAGATCGAAGGCTGGCCCGCGTACGAGGCGTCGCGCAAGGGCTCCCTCCTGCCGTACTCGTTCCGTCTGTTCTTCGCGCGCATCCACGTCGAGAGTTGAGGCTCCGCGCGGGCGCCCGGGTCCATACGCTCATATACCGCGCGTCGTAATCCCACGGCCGATGTTCGATCCGGCGAAGTTCGTGGAGGAGCAGGTGGCGGAGGTCCGCAAGACGGTGACCGGCCACGCGATCATCGCCACCTCCGGAGGCGTCGACAGCTCGGTGGCCGCCGTCATCGTGCAGCGTGCCATCGGCGACCGCCTCCACTGCGTCTTCGTCGACACCGGCTACATGCGAAAGGACGAGCCCGCGCAGGTGCGCGAGAGCCTCACGAAGGCGGGCCTCAACGTCGACTTCGTGGACGCCCGCCAGGACTACTACGCCGCGCTTGCCGGCGTGACCGACCCCGAGCGCAAGCGCAAGATCATCGGCGAGAAGTTCGTCCGCATCTTCGAGCGCGAGGCGCGAAAGTTCGACGCGAAGTGGCTCGTGCAGGGCACGATCGCGCCAGACTGGATCGAATCGGGCGGCGAGCTTCGGGACACGATCAAGAGCCACCACAACGTCGGGGGCCTTCCAAAGGACCTCGGGCTTGCGCTGTGCGAGCCGCTGCGCGACCTCTACAAGGACGAGGTGCGAAAGACCGCGCGCCATCTGGGCCTTGCCCTTTCCGAGCGCCAGCCGTTCCCCGGCCCGGGCCTTGCGATCCGCGTGATCGGCGAGGCCACGCCCGAGCGAACGGAGACCGTGCGCGAAGCCTGCTTCATCGTCGAGGACGAGATCGAGAAGGCCGTGAAGGCGGGCAAGATGCAGGCGCACCCCTGGCAGTACTTCGCCGTGCTCCTGCCCGTGCGCACGGTGGGCGTCCACGGCGACGTGCGCGCCTACGGCGATACGGTCGCGGTGCGCGCGGTCGAGAGCCTGGATGCGATGAGCGCGGCCTACACGCGCATCCCGCACGAGGTCCTCGAGAAGATCAGCGTGCGCATCACCAACACCCTTGGCAAGAAGGTGAACCGCGTGGTGTACGACATCACGCACAAGCCGCCCGGGACCGTCGAGTGGGAGTGAAACGACCGCGAGACGGTCACGGGCGCAGCGGAACGGCGAAGCCGTTCCGCGGAGCGCGGCGCAGCCGCGCGGGCGCCGGGAACGGTCGAATGGGAATGAGACCGTTCACGGCGCAGTGGAGCGCGAGCGAAGCGAGCGCTCCACGGAGCGAGGGCCCCCGGGGCCCGAAGCGGGCGCCGGGACCGTCGAGTGGGAGTGAAACGACCACGAGACGGTCACGGGCGCAGCGGAACGGCGAAGCCGTTCCGCGGAGCGCGGCGCAGCCGCGCGGGCGCCGGGACCGTCGAGTGGGAGTGATCGGACAAGAACCGTGCTAGACCCTCCCCCCGCAGGGGTCCCCCGGGCAACCGCGGCTCCACAAACGTAAAATAGGGTTCTCCCTCGATCCCCCCGCGGGAGCATGCGTTCCGTCCTCGTCGCCCTCGGGCTTGCCCTCGTCCTTCTTCCGACCGCCTCCGCGCTGCCCATCGTGCCCGCCGCAAGCGTGGGGCCGCGCGTCGTTCCCGAGCCTTGGGAGACGACGGACTTCATCGGCTTCGACGAGTTCCAGGGCCTTCTCACGGCGCTCGAGCGCAAGTATCCCGAGACGGTCACGGTGAAGCAGATCGGGTTGAGCTACGGGTGGAAGAACCACCTCACGGGCGCGCACGACCGGCTTCCCCTGTACGCGGTCGAGGTCACGAACAAGAAGTCCTCCATTCCGTACCAGGACAAGGAAGTCCTCATCTTCCACGTCTCGATCCACGGCAACGAGAAGGGCGGCCGCGAGGGCGCGCTGCGCGTCATCGAGGACCTCTCGGCGCCGTACTACTACGACGACGCGATCCGGGCTCTCCTCGACCGCTTCGTCGTCGTCTTCGGCTTTGCGAACTCGGACGGCTGGGCGCACGAGCTTCCCGAGTACCGCCCCAACTGCGTGCGGTACGCGGGCTCCGTGGCAAACCCGCTGGGCGGCTGCGTGGACAGCCAGAACTTCGTCCGCTACAACGGGCGCGGCGCGGACCTCAACCGGGACTGGCCCACGATCGGCTTCTACAACATGCAGGGCATGGGCAACGGCGTCGCCTACGAGCACGCGTTCTCGGAGCCCGAGACGGTCGCGTGGGCGGCCTACTACCTTCCCTTCCGCGGCCGCGTGACGACGGCCACGGACATCCACGGCATGCTCCTGCCCGCCGACGGCGGCCCCGGCGCGGCGCGCGATCCCGCGGCGTGCGTTCCGGCCTCCGTGCCCGCGCTTGGAGGCCTTTGCCTCAACAAGGGCCACTTCGTGCTCACGATGTTCGACGGCACGCAGGCCTCGCCGAGCGACCACCTGTTCAACCTGCGCCTGGCCGAGCACGTGAAGGAGCGGCTCAACACGATGGCCCTTGCGCGCCATCCTGCCTGGGCCCGCCTCCCGAACCTCGGGTTCGCCGGCGGCGAGTTCAACGACTTCGGCACCGTGTGGGACACGCTCGGGTACACCGACTCTGGCATCACCGGCGACTTCTTCGTCCAGTTCCTGGGCGCTCGCGGCGTCGGCTTCGAGCTTGCGTACAACCACATCACCTTCGACAACTACTACCTGCCCCCGTTCAACGCGATGAGCGTCGACGCGGTGCGCGAGATCGTGCGGGCCTTCATGGAGATGGCCGCCGCGCCCGTGTTCGCCGACGTGCAGACAAACGGCCTTCGCACGGCGTACCTCGCGGACGCCGAGGCGACCGTGGCCATCGCGCCCACGCCCGAAGCCGGTCCCTATCTGCCGCCGGGCGCGAGCCGGCGTGCGCTGCGCAGCCACGATTCGGGTGAGCTTGTCGTCGATCCGCCCGTGCCGCAGATCCGTCGCGAGGAGCCCGCAACGCTTGCCGACTTTTTCTCGGACATGGCGCGCGTCGTGGACGGTCCGTTCCAGCCGCTCACCGTCGCGGACGTTTCCGCGGGCCGCCTTTCGGGCTACGACCAGCTGCTCGTCGCGGGTCGCGCAGCCAAGCCGCTTCTCTCCGACGAGGCCGCGCTCGCGGCGATGAAGGCCTTCGTCGAAGCGGGAGGAAACCTCGTCCTCACGGATTCCGCGCTTGCGCTTGCCAAGCCCGTGGGCGCGCCCGTGGAGGCGCGCGAGACGCTCGCCTACCTCGGCTACATCGACTCGTCCCGCGACCACCCGCTTGCCGCAGGCGTCGGCCCGCTTGCACGCGAGACCTACGCTTCGATCCTGCTTGGATACTTCGTCGCGCCAAGCCCGAGAGCCAACCGCGACACCTCGCCCATCTGGGTCTTCCCGGCCGACGGCGTGCAAGCCGCCGGCGGAGACGTAGCGGGCACCTCCGGGTCGCGCGACCAGGCGAGCCTCGGATGGTTCCCGCTGGGCCAGGGCCGGATCGTCTTCCTGGGCGCAGCGCTTGCGCCGCCCACGACCGAGTTCGACCACCCGTACGGCCTGGCAAGCTACGCCATCTCGCCCACGGGCTACCAGATTCTCTACAATGCGTTGGGTTTCACGGTGCGGGACGCCACGGAGGAGCGCGGCCTGCTCGATGAGATCCTCTCGCCCGCGCAGGTCGATCCGAACGCCATGCCGGCGCCCGGCGCGCTGGCGGTCGTCGGCGCCTTGGCGGCGCTTGCGTTCGCGCGCCGCCGTCGCGCGCCCTAGGAGGGAAGACCGTGGGACGCTTGGTTCCTCTTCTTGCCTTGGCCGTCGTCGCGTCGTGGGCCGTCGGACCGCTTGCCTCGTCGCTGCCCACGCCCGCCATAGGCGTCAGCGAGCGCGTCTTCCCGGAGGCCCGCGAGACGACCGACTACGTCACGTTCGCGCAGTTCCTGCAGGGCGTCGGGGAGCTTGCCCAGAGACACCCGGACCTGCTGCGCGTCCTCGAGATCGGGCAAAGCTTCGGCTGGAAGAACCACTTGACGGGCGCTCACGACCGCTTCCCGGTGATCGCCGTCGAGCTCACGAACGACAAAAGCCCGGTCCCGCGTGACGAGAAGCGCGTCCTCGTGTTCCAGCTCTCGATCCACGGGAACGAGAAGGGCGGCCGCGAGGGCGGGATGCGGGTGATCGAGGACCTGCTCACCGGCCGTTACTACTCCGACGAGTATCGACGCGACCTCGACGCGAACCTCCTCGTCTTCCTGTTCACGAACCCCGACGGCTGGGTGCACGAGCAGCTCGAATACCGCGCCAACTGTCCGGACTACTTCGCGGCGCCGCTTCCCGCGGGCGGCTGCGTCGAGAGCCAGAACTACGTGCGCTTCAACGGAAACGGCGTCGACCTCAACCGCGACTTCCCCACGGTGGGCTGGTACAACACGGCGGGCAAGCGCGGGCACGCCCTGCGGGAGCCCGAGATCGCTGCCGTGGTAGGATACCTGCAGGGCTTCGGCGGCCGGGTCGTCCTGGCCTCGGACATCCACGGCATGCTGGCGCCTGCCGACGGCGAGGTGTTCACGCGT
This window of the Candidatus Thermoplasmatota archaeon genome carries:
- the guaA gene encoding glutamine-hydrolyzing GMP synthase, which codes for MFDPAKFVEEQVAEVRKTVTGHAIIATSGGVDSSVAAVIVQRAIGDRLHCVFVDTGYMRKDEPAQVRESLTKAGLNVDFVDARQDYYAALAGVTDPERKRKIIGEKFVRIFEREARKFDAKWLVQGTIAPDWIESGGELRDTIKSHHNVGGLPKDLGLALCEPLRDLYKDEVRKTARHLGLALSERQPFPGPGLAIRVIGEATPERTETVREACFIVEDEIEKAVKAGKMQAHPWQYFAVLLPVRTVGVHGDVRAYGDTVAVRAVESLDAMSAAYTRIPHEVLEKISVRITNTLGKKVNRVVYDITHKPPGTVEWE
- a CDS encoding M14 family zinc carboxypeptidase, which translates into the protein MRSVLVALGLALVLLPTASALPIVPAASVGPRVVPEPWETTDFIGFDEFQGLLTALERKYPETVTVKQIGLSYGWKNHLTGAHDRLPLYAVEVTNKKSSIPYQDKEVLIFHVSIHGNEKGGREGALRVIEDLSAPYYYDDAIRALLDRFVVVFGFANSDGWAHELPEYRPNCVRYAGSVANPLGGCVDSQNFVRYNGRGADLNRDWPTIGFYNMQGMGNGVAYEHAFSEPETVAWAAYYLPFRGRVTTATDIHGMLLPADGGPGAARDPAACVPASVPALGGLCLNKGHFVLTMFDGTQASPSDHLFNLRLAEHVKERLNTMALARHPAWARLPNLGFAGGEFNDFGTVWDTLGYTDSGITGDFFVQFLGARGVGFELAYNHITFDNYYLPPFNAMSVDAVREIVRAFMEMAAAPVFADVQTNGLRTAYLADAEATVAIAPTPEAGPYLPPGASRRALRSHDSGELVVDPPVPQIRREEPATLADFFSDMARVVDGPFQPLTVADVSAGRLSGYDQLLVAGRAAKPLLSDEAALAAMKAFVEAGGNLVLTDSALALAKPVGAPVEARETLAYLGYIDSSRDHPLAAGVGPLARETYASILLGYFVAPSPRANRDTSPIWVFPADGVQAAGGDVAGTSGSRDQASLGWFPLGQGRIVFLGAALAPPTTEFDHPYGLASYAISPTGYQILYNALGFTVRDATEERGLLDEILSPAQVDPNAMPAPGALAVVGALAALAFARRRRAP